The nucleotide window AGATCGCGGAGTCGTTCATCGAGCTCGGCGACCACCCCTCGTTCGAGACGGCGCATGCCATCGCCGTGCCGGCGATGGACCTCTACCTCGACGGCAGGGCGGACGAGGTGTACCTCGTGTACAACCGCTTCGTCAACGCCGTGACGCATCGTCCCACGGTGATCCGGCTGCTGCCGCTGGCGGCCGAGGCGCGCGGCGGTGAGCGCAAGCTCGGGCCCGAGGTCCAGTTCGAGCCGGACGCCGAGTCGGTGCTGGCGGCCCTCCTGCCGCACTACGTGTCGTCGATTCTCTACGGCGCCCTGCTCGACGCCAAGGCGAGCGAGCACGGCGCCCGCATGACGGCCATGGACGCCGCCACGAAGAACGCGCGCGAGCTGATCGACAGCCTCACGCTGCTCAGCAACCGCGTGCGCCAGGCGTCGATCACGAAAGAGATCTCGGAGATCGTCAGCGGCGCGGAAGCGCTCAAAGGTTAAGGCGATCGCGGCGGGCGGCCCATCCCGGCCGCTCTCAGGAAAGGGTGGGAACGCATGGCAGAGCAGAACGTGGGCCGCATCGTCCAGGTCATCGGACCGGTCGTCGACGTCCAGTTCGATTCCGGCGAGCTGCCCAAGATTTACAACGCATTGCACGTCATGGAGGAAGGGGACCGCGTGCGCCTGGTCCTCGAGGTCTTCCATCACCTCGGCGACCGCAAGGTGCGCTGCGTCGCCATGGCCTCCACGGACGGCCTCGTGCGCGGCATGAAGGTCGTCGACACCGGCGCGCCGATCCGCGTGCCGGTGGGCCCGGCCACGCTGGGTCGCGTGTTCGACGTGCTCGGCAACCCGATCGACGGCAAGGGTCCCGTTGAGACGGACCATCGCCTGCCGATCCACCGTCCGGCGCCGAGCTTCCTCGATCAGGCCGAATCCATCGAGGTGCTGGAGACCGGCCTCAAGGTCATCGACCTGCTCACGCCGTACCCGAAGGGCGGCAAGATCGGCCTCTTCGGCGGCGCCGGCGTCGGCAAGACGGTCCTCATCATGGAGCTCATCCACAACGTCGCCATGCAGCACGGCGGCATCTCCATCTTCGCGGGCGTCGGCGAGCGCACCCGCGAAGGCACGCAGCTGTACAAGGAGATGCAGGAATCGGGCGTCATCGACAAGACGGCGATGGTCTACGGCCAGATGAACGAGCCGCCCGGCGCCCGCATGCGCGTCGGCCTCACCGGCCTCACCATGGCGGAGTACTTCCGTGACGAAGAGGGCCGCGACGTGCTGCTCTTCATCGACAACATCTTCCGCTTTGTGCAGGCCGGCTCCGAGGTGTCGGCGCTGCTCGGGCGCATCCCCAGCGCCGTGGGTTACCAGCCGGTGCTGGCCACGGACGTCGGCGCGCTGCAAGAGCGGATCACGTCGACGAAGAAGGGTTCGATCACTTCGGTGCAGGCGATCTACGTCCCGGCCGACGACCTCACCGACCCGGCGCCGGCGACCACGTTCGCGCACCTCGACGCCACGACGACGCTCGAGCGCAGCCGCGCGGCGCGCGGTCTCTACCCGGCCGTGGACCCGCTCGCGTCCTCCTCGCGGATCCTGGATCCGCGCATCGTGGGCGAGGAGCACTACCAGGTCGCGCGCGGCGTGCAGGAGGTCCTGCAGCGCTACAAGGACCTGCAGGACATCATCGCCATCCTCGGCATGGACGAACTCTCCGACGAAGACAAGCTGACCGTGGCGCGCGCGCGGAAGATCGAGCGCTTCCTCACGCAGCCGAACTTCGTGGCGGAGCAGTTCACCGGCACGCCGGGCAAGTACGTGCCCATCAAGGAAACGGTGCGGGGCTTCAAGGAGATCCTCGAAGGCAAGCACGACGACCTGCCCGAGATGGCCTTCTACATGGTGGGCACCATCGACGAGGCGGTCGAGAAAGCGAAGTCGATGTAAATGGCCGAGACGAAGCTGCGCGTCGAAGTCGTCACGCCGGAGCGCCGGCTCTTCAGCGGCGAGGCGCGGATGCTCGTGGCCAAGGGCGTCGAGGGAGAACTCGGCATCCTGCCGGGCCACATCCCGCTCGTCACGCCGCTGCGCGACGGGGTCGTCCGCCTTTACGAAGTGGACGGCCACCAGGGCGAGCTGCACATCGCGTACGAAGGCGGGTTTCTGATCGTCGACGGCGCGCGCGCCCGCGTGTTGGCGGACCGGGCCAAGCTCCCCGGAACTGGCGAGGCGGCGAACGGGTAGTAT belongs to Clostridia bacterium and includes:
- the atpD gene encoding F0F1 ATP synthase subunit beta, producing MAEQNVGRIVQVIGPVVDVQFDSGELPKIYNALHVMEEGDRVRLVLEVFHHLGDRKVRCVAMASTDGLVRGMKVVDTGAPIRVPVGPATLGRVFDVLGNPIDGKGPVETDHRLPIHRPAPSFLDQAESIEVLETGLKVIDLLTPYPKGGKIGLFGGAGVGKTVLIMELIHNVAMQHGGISIFAGVGERTREGTQLYKEMQESGVIDKTAMVYGQMNEPPGARMRVGLTGLTMAEYFRDEEGRDVLLFIDNIFRFVQAGSEVSALLGRIPSAVGYQPVLATDVGALQERITSTKKGSITSVQAIYVPADDLTDPAPATTFAHLDATTTLERSRAARGLYPAVDPLASSSRILDPRIVGEEHYQVARGVQEVLQRYKDLQDIIAILGMDELSDEDKLTVARARKIERFLTQPNFVAEQFTGTPGKYVPIKETVRGFKEILEGKHDDLPEMAFYMVGTIDEAVEKAKSM
- the atpC gene encoding ATP synthase F1 subunit epsilon, with the protein product MAETKLRVEVVTPERRLFSGEARMLVAKGVEGELGILPGHIPLVTPLRDGVVRLYEVDGHQGELHIAYEGGFLIVDGARARVLADRAKLPGTGEAANG
- the atpG gene encoding ATP synthase F1 subunit gamma — translated: MPQNLRDIRRRIRSVTNTQQITKAMQMVAAAKLRGAQERAEAARPYAEAMREALTDLTARGGAFRHPFFQVRDVRRSAFVVISADKGLAGPYNANVLRAALAAMRDRPKPLVLAVGRKARDAFRRLGVEIAESFIELGDHPSFETAHAIAVPAMDLYLDGRADEVYLVYNRFVNAVTHRPTVIRLLPLAAEARGGERKLGPEVQFEPDAESVLAALLPHYVSSILYGALLDAKASEHGARMTAMDAATKNARELIDSLTLLSNRVRQASITKEISEIVSGAEALKG